A single window of Carettochelys insculpta isolate YL-2023 chromosome 13, ASM3395843v1, whole genome shotgun sequence DNA harbors:
- the P2RY10 gene encoding putative P2Y purinoceptor 10, with translation MQTNGSSEHCSDPNITFKNSLYATTYTVIFIPGLLANSAALWVLCRFISKKNKAVIFMINLATADLAHVLSLPLRIYYYINHMWPFGRFLCLLCFYLKYLNMYASICFLTCISIQRYFFLFHPFKAKNWKRRYDVAISAAVWLFVGVACLPFPIMRSLTNNSSSCFADLGVKKINSKTASVMMVTSAELFGFVGPLIIIVYCTWKTKVSLQKYRMPLANTSEKQRALRMVAMCAAVFFLCFTPYHINFFFYMMVKENVITHCAIRWSTLYSQPFCLSLASLDCCLDPILYFFTTSEFQDQLSRHSSAIIRSRLMSKESASSIKE, from the coding sequence ATGCAGACCAATGGATCTTCAGAACACTGCTCTGATCCTAATATAACATTTAAAAACTCACTATATGCCACCACTTATACGGTAATATTCATACCTGGTCTCCTTGCAAACAGTGCTGCCTTATGGGTGTTATGTCGCTTCATCAGCAAGAAGAACAAAGCTGTCATTTTCATGATTAATTTGGCAACAGCCGATCTTGCTCATGTCCTCTCATTACCGCTACGAATATATTATTATATAAACCATATGTGGCCTTTTGGGAGATTCCTCTGCTTGTTATGTTTCTACCTGAAGTACCTCAACATGTATGCAAGCATTTGTTTCCTCACCTGCATAAGCATTCAAAGGTACTTCTTCCTCTTCCATCCGTTCAAAGCCAAAAACTGGAAGCGCAGGTATGACGTTGCCATTAGTGCTGCTGTATGGCTGTTTGTCGGGGTTGCTTGCCTACCCTTTCCCATTATGAGAAGCTTAACCAACAATTCCAGCTCCTGCTTTGCTGATCTTGGGGTCAAGAAAATCAACAGCAAGACAGCTTCTGTGATGATGGTGACTTCAGCTGAGCTATTTGGGTTTGTGGGCCCTCTAATTATTATTGTATACTGCACCTGGAAAACAAAAGTGTCGCTTCAGAAGTACCGAATGCCTTTGGCAAATACCAGTGAGAAGCAGAGAGCTTTACGCATGGTGGCTATGTGTGCAGCTGTGTTCTTTTTATGTTTCACACCTTATCACATAAACTTCTTCTTCTACATGATGGTGAAAGAGAATGTCATTACGCACTGCGCCATCCGCTGGAGCACTCTTTACTCTCAGCCCTTTTGCTTAAGCCTGGCAAGCCTGGACTGTTGTTTGGATCCCATCCTGTACTTCTTTACGACGTCGGAGTTTCAGGATCAGCTATCGAGACACAGCAGTGCAATCATAAGGAGTCGTCTAATGAGCAAGGAGAGCGCCTCGTCAATTAAGGAATGA